Sequence from the Alosa sapidissima isolate fAloSap1 chromosome 21, fAloSap1.pri, whole genome shotgun sequence genome:
GTGGTGTAGCCTCACAGTCCATGGCCCAGTTATTGTTTCacttcaattatttatttgagaCTGAGTAGTAGTTTAGTCCTGTTTTACAGACCACACCTCATTGTCTGGCTTTTCACAGCTAAACAGTTCACAGGAAGTCCGATTTATTAAAGCTTGTGCTTGCTTGCCATGTCTCTCAGGGGGAAACATCATCAACAAACCACGCTCATGTCTCCGCAatccacacacgcgcacacacacacacacacacacacacacacacacacacacacatacacatacacatacacacacacacacacacacacacacacacacacacacacacacacacacacacacagacacacacagacacacacacacacacttttcatttgCAGTGAAGAGtgggacaaaaaaaaagttacagGTTTTGTTACGAGCAGTTTAGGACAGCAATCAAGAACAGCAATCTGCAAAACATCTGCATTCCTATCAGCAGGCGTCTCGGAAGCCATTTAAGTGGCACGGAGCAGTCTAGTGAGTTGCATCAGTGTGCAACACTAATCCCCAATAAATGCCTTTAATCAGTGGCGCAGATGGCAGCCATAAAGATTTAGCGGCTCTGAAGCCTATTCCATCACAACGGCGTTAAACAAAGGAGTCGGCGGCTGCTCGCCATGCTGGCTGCGTGTTCTGCTCCGGCTCCGTGTTTGCACGGATGTTTGTGTGGAGCAAAGAACGCCGGGGTCTTCTTTTCTTGGTTTGGCACCAGCGCTGTGTGGAGTTTGTGATCGCAAAAAGGACGACTCGAACCCCCCCGGCTATTGAAAACAACACTACTGAAGATCTCTCCCAGTTGTGCAAATTGAGTCAAAATGCCCCGAAGCCTGAGGGATGTGACCAAAAAAGGCTGTGGAGTTAGAGACAGTGgtggttgtttttttgttttttttcttgagaTGTTAACAAGCTAACTATGGATACGTGAGGATGTCTGTGGTATTGCCAAAATAGCTGACCGTGACTGAGAATGTATGGAGATAATCTTGGGAAATACTCACTCACATCCGCCAAAAAAAGacttgtacatacagtacacacacacacagacatatacacacacacacacacacacacacacacacacacacacacacacacacacacacacacacacacacactctctcacacacacacactctcacacacacacacacacacacacacacacacacacacacacacacacacacacacacactctctcacacacagcaagTTTGTTTAAAAGGCAATCACCCTGCCAAGGAAAGCATTCAGTCTTCTCCTCACTGACTATCCTCACAGTGGACACATATAGTGGCCTCATCCCCACGTTACTCTTCCACTCTTTCTTTAAGGACGAGAATATGTCAAGTGTGTTTAACTGGACGAGTCCAAGATTTAGCAATGTCTGTTCCACTTGGGTACAAAAAAAATCCCAAGACCATCCAAagtcctcctccccctctccccaagGCCTTAATCATAATCCTCCTCGTAGAGTGTGTTGCTGGTATCTGTCATCAAGTAGATagatttactcttttttttacgGTTGCTGGTCCTGCTGCTGTCTGTCGTCTCGGCCAGGGACAGGTAAGAGGCTATGCTATTCCTCACGCCAAAACTGACCATGTCCCTGGCGTGCTGGTTGTCTGCAGAGTTGGCGTTGAGAAGCTGGGACCTGTGGGTGGAAGGTTTGTGAGAGTTTGtgcaagagaaaagaaaggttAAAACCAAAAagggtttaaaaaaaagaagaaagaagaaaaagcaGGCCATGCTTTTTCATGCCAGGTGTTTGATGTATCAGATATATCAGATGCAAGATGTTTGTTGTGAGTGCAAATTATTGTCATTGAAGTGGAGATTTTGGAAAGCGTGCAGGATTAatgtgagtatttgtgtgtgtgtttctgtgtgcgtgcgtgcgtgcgtgcatgcgtgcgtgtgtgcgaatgattgtgtgtgtgtgtgtgtttatgtgtgtaaagAGGTGTACAGACACCAAAGTGAGGTGAGATGGGATGAGTGATGTACCTGTCCACGTTCTTCCAGTCAAAGTTGTGGCGCATGACCACAGGTGGGTGCTGGGGGACGGTGCTCGGGGCGTTGGCTGTAAACGCCAGACAGGGAGCAGTCAGAACGGAACACAGGCCGTCCGCTGCATCTGtggggatcacacacacacacacacaattaaagaaaattaacattttcagctacaaaaacacacaagtgATTGGACTTAGATATACATCATCAGCAAGGAAATCTGCAGTCACACGACAAGCTCACATGACCAGactacagacacaaatacacacgctaATCATTTGGTAAGCACAGCATGTACGGTTCGTGGCAGTGGCTGCATAATCAAAAACATGCTGACCAAGCACAGGGGTCAAGTCGTCATTCTCTCTTATgccaaacacaaataaacactccGCTCAGGCCATCTGCAAAACGTCCGTAACCAAAGAGGCAGAAAACACGAATTTTGTAAACATGCAGTAACGCACACACgttcaacacacaaacaatggtGATAATATATAACCCCTCAAATACGAGTGCAGGGTTTGAAAGACACACACCACTGAGGAAAGCCAACAGTGTAACTGAGCACTGACCCGAGTAGTGGTTGACCATGTCCTCCAGGCTTGGGAAGGTGAGGCGCGGGGAGATGTAGTACCAGCTGTTGGCCATGCGGAAAATTTTATAGTGCTTGATGGCTCTGTGCTTCACGGACAATGAGTAGACCCCTTCAGGAGGAAGCATACAGGTTAGACATACTGAACCATATCACCGATATTACAGTGAGAACTTCAAACATTTCTACTGCAGTGGGTGTCATGTATCtctctagagcagtgtttctcaaactttttcagatgaaggaccacttaaccaataagaaaaagcacggaccacctagctaaaaaaaatagattagacctacttcaacagtatatcagcctacacaataggcctactcactgaaccaccttgcttattgtctttgcacttagCTTATTGTTTCAGAGGATTTATATGATTTTAACTGGCATATCTTatatagacagtgttgcagaactgtttggatttacatacaagttggttcaatattgcaaacaactcatctatattatattttaccacgtctgctcgggGACCaattgggatagcttgcggaccaccagtggtccccggaccacacttagagaaacactgctctagaggTGTATGAAATTATTAGTTAAAGCTTTGCCGTGATAAAGGTATTATATTTAGGAGACGCTTTAATCCAAAGTGACACAGACTTGAGGCTCAGTAATGCCCCACCACACCCAAACATATACCATGTAATGCCACAAAACAGCCTACAGTCAAATCACCATATAAGGTAAAATGTGTATGTTACAGATGATCATCTTATTCTTGCAGAAGTGCGTTCACAGAtcaattttattttaatttccatttaatataacatatatatcgcgccaaaacattgcacatgtctcatggcactttacagagtgttaaacaatcAGAGAAGGATCATGATCATGTGTTTGGTAcatagacacccccccccccccatacctcTCTCTTTGGGACTCTCTCGGACCATAAAAGAGCCGACTACATTTCCAGGCATCCGCAGGAGCTCCTCTGCCTTTTGCCTCACCACACCCTCAAACAGCCATCTTTGCAAAGGGATAAGCATCATGAGAAAAGGGgtttttctcacacacagttaccttttttcttctcctttttaTGGCGTGAAGTCTTATGATGTAAATGTTACATTGAGTTTCCTTGCAGAAACCTCTAGAAACGCCCATATTgcaatacaaccccaaaacagaaaaagttgggacgttgtgtaaaatgtgaataaaaacagaatgtaataatcgcATATTGCAATATTTTCACATGGTTATTAAGTGCTGGAATGGACGGGTAAAGGATCATTATATGGATCATATAAgaattaatatacagtatatgatataGCACATAAGCCCATTCAAAGTAGGCTTGCATATATTACAGAGAAGGCACACAAAGCTCACCCATGGTAAATCTTTGCAACGTGGATGCATGGAATGTAGTTGTCATGGCCTGTTTTGAGGGACCGGACTTTCCACCAGGAACCTTCTCTAAGAGCCACAGAACAACACAAGAACACGCAGATGAGAAGGGAGAACCGTGACAAAATCGCCATGACCGTGGCCTCAGTGGTCACTCAAGTCAAGGCCCATAGTACACAATACCCACATGACCGAagtattgcatgtagatgtacatTGTGTATTGTTTCTGAATGTAGACTCACTCTCCGAGGCCTTTGAGTCTTTCCCCCATCCTGAAGATTGGCTCACTTATGTCTGGGGAGGGGTAGTCTGTGAGGACTATCAGCATGTCATCATCGCTTGCTGCAGATCGATGACGCCACAGAGTTATGTGTCAATCCCAAAGCCACTGAAGCACTTAAGCAACTAAAGCTACGGCACTGAGCAACTAAACGCAAAGATTAACCCTCACATGATAACAACAAAAGAGACATTGGACAAAGAATTGGATTTATAATCTCTCTTCAGAAGAGACAGAGAATTGGATTTATAATTACTGCTTCTTTTGGGCTGAATTGACTTTGTCTTGTCCCTCTTTGAAtaataaatgtgtttttgacacAGATCAATAAAATATCCTTGCAACTGGAGCCTATTTGGCAAGAAACCCATCTCTGATTCTGCTTCCGAAGAGCCTTTAAATAGTACATAATACATAATCACAATTAAAAACACTTTGCAAGCCTCAGCCGTGATACTGTAAATACGTTGAAATGAGAGACATGAGACAGACCACATGAAACACAGGTCCAATAGCAACAACAGTAAGGGCTTGCCTTTCAGCTGAACGTCGGCGTCGGCCACAGTTTGCTGGTGGCCCTTAGCCGTGCTCTTTGCGATCCCCATGTCTAACTGTCCACTTCTGGTCGATCTCTTCGCAGCTCTGTCGCTCGACCGCTGTCAGCCACCGTGCCTCATTCTCCACACCAGACGTCCCATTCAGATAGTAAAGGAGAGAAAATTaaagataaaaaagaaagaaaaaagaaagatagtAAAATGGCTTTGTTTGTGTACAAAGAGCGAAAGCCCAAACACCTCTGGAAAGCGCCTGAGCGCTGTGAGTTTTGTAACTTCCTCACACACAGTATCTCTACCACAATATGCTCAGTTGAATAGGGAAGCTGTGGTACGGTGCTGTCTATCACAATTTTCCATTGAGCCCCTCTCAACTGGTAACTTTAGACACATAGAGTAAGTCTTCACTAATGTTGTTCATTGTATGTAATGAAATTCTAGAGTTTGGTTTGCAGAGGTGTTTGCATAGGAGTTGCAGTTCAGTACACAGTTAAAGTAGATTGCACGAAACTGTTTGACCATATGAAATGGTAGAATCTAGAAATAGACTGAGCTTGGCCAAGCAGTGTTTACATACacatagcttttttttttgctgtgtcATATACTACACAGTAATACTACACAGTTGTTTTTTAGTCTACATAGTGTAGGGGACAACATAGGAAGAAATGCTTTAGTTGTTGTATCAAAGTCAGTGAAATGTATTCATTGCGTGCCCAAGGTCTGAAATTGTGTTTTGTGACTAATCATGTGATGTCTTCAACCTACTTGTACACAAGTGAATACAACTGAAACTTTTTAACTGCAGTCTCGGGCTTATTGGCATATTGACATATTCACAACCAGCAAGGTCTCACAAATGAGTCACTTTAATGTGCAAAGGCCTGTTTCCTTTTCTGATAATTCTTTGAAATATCATGGCTACTGTTTTGgtccttttttgtgtttttcacagtAATTCTATGTAGAAACATATTGAATTTGTAGCGTAAAAGCAAAAAACTGCCATGGATTTTAGCAACGCATACAGATTCCCATTAGTTGGCCAATCATGCTAATGTCCACACAGTTTAGGCTTTCATCACACATTGTTTTAGACGTGTTCATGGAATTAATATTTTTGGATTCTAAGAGAACCAATTGTATAAGTACAGTAAATTTCAACGGCAAATATTTGTTAGTAGATTATCACATTTTCATCCACACTCTCACAATAACTTGctccaagttttgtgaa
This genomic interval carries:
- the sla1a gene encoding src like adaptor 1a, encoding MGIAKSTAKGHQQTVADADVQLKASDDDMLIVLTDYPSPDISEPIFRMGERLKGLGEEGSWWKVRSLKTGHDNYIPCIHVAKIYHGWLFEGVVRQKAEELLRMPGNVVGSFMVRESPKERGVYSLSVKHRAIKHYKIFRMANSWYYISPRLTFPSLEDMVNHYSDAADGLCSVLTAPCLAFTANAPSTVPQHPPVVMRHNFDWKNVDRSQLLNANSADNQHARDMVSFGVRNSIASYLSLAETTDSSRTSNRKKKSKSIYLMTDTSNTLYEEDYD